The proteins below are encoded in one region of Pseudomonas azadiae:
- a CDS encoding NADH:flavin oxidoreductase/NADH oxidase: MSQLLEPYTLRQLTLLNRIAVSPMCQYSSEDGLANDWHLVHLGSRAVGGAGLIFTEATAVTADGRITAQDLGLWNDQQIEPLQRITRFIAAQGAVAGIQLAHAGRKASTHRPWIGKHGSVKPDEGGWVPVGPSPIAFDPQHTQPKPLDEAQIRQVTADFVAAAKRALTAGFEVVEIHAAHGYLLHQFLSPISNQRQDQYGGSFENRIRLVLEVTRAVREVWPQELPLFVRVSATDWVEDGWNPDETVELARRLKDLGVDLIDVSSGGTAANAEIPTGPGYQTRFAERVRKESGIATGTVGMITEPAQAEHILRTCQADIIFLARELLRDPYWPLHADDDLGGRKATWPAQYQRATHRDQPIHESDLRD; this comes from the coding sequence ATGAGTCAGCTGCTCGAACCCTACACCCTGCGCCAATTGACCCTGCTCAACCGCATCGCGGTCTCGCCGATGTGCCAGTACTCCAGTGAGGATGGCCTGGCCAATGACTGGCACCTGGTGCACCTCGGTAGCCGGGCCGTCGGCGGCGCCGGGCTGATTTTCACCGAAGCCACCGCCGTGACCGCGGACGGCCGCATCACCGCCCAGGACCTGGGCCTGTGGAACGACCAACAGATCGAACCGCTGCAACGGATCACGCGGTTTATTGCGGCCCAGGGCGCGGTGGCCGGCATTCAACTGGCCCACGCCGGGCGCAAGGCGAGTACCCATCGACCTTGGATCGGCAAGCACGGCAGCGTCAAGCCGGACGAAGGCGGGTGGGTGCCGGTAGGTCCGTCGCCGATTGCCTTCGACCCGCAACACACCCAGCCCAAACCGTTGGATGAAGCGCAGATCCGGCAAGTGACCGCTGACTTTGTCGCCGCCGCCAAGCGCGCATTGACGGCGGGTTTCGAGGTGGTGGAAATCCACGCCGCCCATGGTTACCTGCTGCACCAATTCCTTTCGCCCATCAGCAACCAACGTCAGGACCAGTACGGTGGCTCCTTCGAAAACCGTATCCGCCTGGTGCTTGAAGTAACCAGGGCCGTGCGCGAAGTCTGGCCCCAGGAGCTGCCGCTGTTTGTGCGGGTCTCAGCCACCGACTGGGTCGAAGACGGCTGGAACCCCGATGAAACCGTAGAACTGGCGCGTCGCCTCAAAGACCTGGGGGTCGACCTGATCGACGTATCCTCTGGTGGCACCGCCGCGAACGCCGAGATCCCCACCGGCCCGGGCTACCAGACGCGCTTTGCCGAGCGCGTGCGCAAGGAGTCCGGTATCGCCACCGGTACCGTCGGCATGATCACCGAGCCGGCCCAGGCCGAGCACATCCTGCGCACCTGCCAGGCCGATATCATCTTCCTGGCCCGGGAACTGCTGCGTGATCCCTACTGGCCGCTGCATGCCGACGACGATCTGGGCGGACGCAAGGCAACCTGGCCGGCGCAGTATCAGCGCGCCACGCACCGTGACCAGCCGATCCATGAGTCGGATCTGCGCGATTGA